Proteins co-encoded in one Pseudorhizobium banfieldiae genomic window:
- the lysA gene encoding diaminopimelate decarboxylase, which yields MNHFHYIDGVLHAENVPIPEIAKAVGTPFYVYSTATLERHYTVFAKAFADVDAMVCYAMKANSNQAVLKTLARLGAGVDVVSGGELRRALAAGIPASRIMFSGVGKTAAEMDLALEAGIYCFNVESEPELEVLNQRAQRKGTRAHVSFRINPDVDARTHAKISTGKKENKFGISYERARAVYAHAAQLPGIDVTGIDMHIGSQITDLQPFEDAFRLLRELVDTLRADGHRIDHVDIGGGLGIPYKDDNDPPPLPDAYAETVKRQLRSLDCKIVTEPGRLIVGNAGILVTEVIYVKDGGEKAFVIVDGAMNDLIRPTLYDAYHEIRPVIAAAASAPRIRGDIVGPVCETGDYLALDREMAAPKPGDLIAVGSAGAYGAVQAGTYNSRLLVPEVLVRGSDFHVIRPRGSYEDLIGLDSIPAWLA from the coding sequence ACTACACCGTCTTCGCCAAGGCGTTCGCGGATGTCGACGCGATGGTCTGCTACGCGATGAAGGCGAATTCCAACCAGGCGGTGCTGAAGACGCTCGCGCGCCTCGGAGCCGGGGTTGACGTCGTGTCCGGAGGTGAACTGCGGCGGGCGCTGGCGGCCGGCATCCCCGCAAGCCGCATCATGTTCTCCGGCGTCGGCAAGACCGCGGCGGAAATGGATCTGGCACTCGAGGCAGGCATCTACTGCTTCAACGTCGAATCCGAGCCGGAACTCGAAGTCCTGAACCAGCGGGCGCAGCGTAAAGGTACCCGCGCCCATGTATCCTTCCGCATCAACCCCGATGTCGACGCGCGCACCCATGCGAAGATTTCCACGGGCAAGAAGGAAAACAAGTTCGGGATTTCTTATGAGCGCGCCCGCGCCGTCTATGCGCATGCGGCCCAGTTGCCGGGAATAGACGTCACCGGCATCGATATGCATATCGGCAGCCAGATCACCGATCTGCAGCCATTCGAGGATGCCTTCCGGCTGCTGCGCGAACTGGTGGATACGCTACGCGCCGACGGCCACAGGATCGACCATGTCGATATCGGCGGCGGCCTCGGCATTCCTTACAAGGACGACAATGATCCACCGCCGCTTCCCGACGCCTACGCCGAGACGGTGAAGCGACAGCTGCGTTCGCTGGACTGCAAGATCGTCACCGAGCCCGGCCGGCTCATTGTCGGCAATGCCGGCATCCTCGTGACCGAGGTCATCTACGTCAAGGACGGCGGCGAAAAGGCCTTCGTCATCGTCGACGGCGCCATGAACGATCTCATCCGCCCGACGCTTTACGACGCTTATCACGAGATACGCCCGGTGATTGCGGCCGCGGCCAGCGCGCCACGAATCCGTGGCGATATTGTAGGACCCGTCTGCGAGACGGGTGACTACCTTGCGCTTGATCGGGAGATGGCGGCGCCGAAGCCCGGGGACTTGATTGCCGTTGGCTCCGCCGGCGCTTATGGCGCCGTGCAGGCGGGCACCTACAATTCACGCCTTCTCGTTCCGGAAGTCCTGGTCAGGGGCAGCGACTTCCACGTGATACGTCCGCGCGGAAGCTACGAGGACCTGATCGGCCTGGATTCGATACCCGCCTGGCTCGCCTGA
- a CDS encoding TIGR02302 family protein, translating into MSNIRKGAFDALPGLARRVAWKRSLARSVLFVERLMPRLLPMLGVAALFFAFAWFGLFRLMPDMVRWALLVVFGVGFVATLLPIARLRWPASADADRLLEERNHLPHQPVAVQDDALSHDTLFARALWKEHQIRMAERIAALDAGLPQPDIARHDRHALRAVPALLLVVAFGFSFSNGAGTIADAFRPTSAPADSAPDLRIDAWLTPPSYTGRAPIFLTGGANGATTDLSLPQHSQLTVRLTGGDGQEVVTYTPASQAEPVALVSEEIAAAREKATDEAQQQQGAPAAGQPGQLPQRRTYLMTLDGSGELAINGQTWTFDVIPDQPPEIAFDKQPRRAVNGALEISFKGKDDYGIREAQALIEPVDAPEADATPLYPLPTFPLDLPRRSSEEVKGLTSRDLTEHPLSGKRVRITLLATDGAGQTGRSQPYEMVLPARPFSEPLAAAVVEQRQVFSLDSRQVPRALELNEALTLRPDETIPNLSHFLLLRSAHGRMELARDEEQLKETADYLWDIALGIEDGDLSAAERRLRDTQNALNEALKNGASDEEIARLMDELRQAMQEFMSELAQRLQNSPRAPQDMQAQNMLRQRDLQNMLDQIENLARSGNRDAAQQMLSQLQQMMNNLQAGRMQQGQQGQQQNSQMRQQIDKLGEIMQEQQRLMDQTFQLEQALRDRMQRGDPGQQGEQPYEQQQQQGQQGQPGQQGQQGSTTDQMTAEQLREALKNLQAQQEGLGKKLQELQQGLKELGMQPGEGFGEAEREMGNAGEALGQGEGEQAVQGQGNALNALRQGAQDMMQQMMQAMQQGQGQGQGEGPGEVSQGNQNGRDPLGRPRATQGPDFGDQVKVPNEIDVQQARRILEAIREKLGTAIQEQFPAPSAGEIERRYLERLLEIR; encoded by the coding sequence ATGAGCAATATCCGCAAAGGTGCCTTCGACGCCCTTCCCGGACTTGCCCGGCGTGTGGCCTGGAAGCGCTCCCTCGCTCGCTCCGTGCTCTTCGTCGAGCGCCTGATGCCGCGCCTCCTGCCTATGCTGGGTGTCGCTGCGCTCTTCTTCGCCTTCGCATGGTTCGGCCTGTTCCGCCTCATGCCGGATATGGTCCGCTGGGCCCTGCTGGTCGTCTTCGGCGTCGGGTTTGTCGCTACACTGCTGCCTATCGCTCGGCTTCGCTGGCCCGCATCCGCGGATGCCGACCGCCTGCTGGAGGAGAGAAACCACCTGCCGCACCAGCCGGTCGCCGTTCAGGATGATGCGCTCTCCCACGACACCCTCTTCGCGCGCGCGCTGTGGAAGGAGCACCAGATCCGCATGGCGGAACGGATCGCAGCTCTCGATGCAGGCCTGCCACAGCCCGATATCGCGCGTCACGACCGCCATGCCTTGCGCGCTGTCCCCGCTCTCCTGCTGGTCGTCGCATTCGGCTTCTCCTTCTCCAACGGAGCAGGAACGATCGCAGACGCCTTTCGGCCAACCTCTGCGCCAGCCGACTCTGCCCCCGACCTGCGGATTGATGCGTGGTTGACTCCACCCTCCTATACCGGACGTGCGCCAATCTTCCTGACGGGCGGGGCTAACGGCGCCACGACTGACCTGTCACTGCCACAGCACTCGCAACTGACCGTCCGCCTGACCGGTGGAGACGGCCAGGAAGTCGTAACCTACACACCTGCCTCACAAGCGGAACCCGTCGCTCTGGTGAGCGAAGAGATCGCCGCCGCGAGGGAGAAGGCAACGGACGAGGCACAGCAGCAGCAAGGCGCTCCGGCCGCCGGCCAACCAGGCCAGCTTCCGCAAAGGCGGACCTACCTGATGACGCTCGATGGCAGCGGTGAACTCGCAATCAATGGGCAGACCTGGACCTTTGACGTCATCCCCGACCAACCGCCGGAGATCGCTTTCGACAAGCAGCCGCGTCGCGCCGTGAACGGCGCGCTGGAGATATCCTTCAAGGGTAAGGACGATTACGGCATTCGCGAAGCGCAGGCACTGATCGAACCGGTCGACGCACCGGAAGCGGACGCCACTCCCCTTTACCCACTCCCGACCTTCCCGCTCGACCTGCCGCGACGTAGCTCGGAAGAGGTCAAGGGGCTCACAAGCCGTGACCTGACCGAGCACCCGCTTTCGGGAAAGCGGGTGAGGATTACATTGCTGGCGACGGACGGGGCAGGCCAGACGGGACGGAGCCAGCCTTACGAAATGGTGCTGCCCGCCCGGCCGTTCTCGGAGCCGCTGGCGGCGGCGGTCGTCGAACAGCGGCAGGTTTTCTCCCTGGATAGCAGGCAGGTGCCGCGGGCGCTCGAACTCAACGAGGCGCTGACGCTGCGACCCGATGAGACCATCCCGAACCTGTCGCACTTCCTGCTTCTGCGATCGGCGCATGGCCGCATGGAACTCGCGCGCGACGAGGAACAGTTGAAGGAAACGGCCGACTACCTCTGGGACATCGCACTCGGTATCGAGGACGGCGATCTTTCCGCGGCTGAGCGACGCCTTCGCGATACCCAGAATGCCCTGAACGAGGCCTTGAAGAACGGCGCCAGCGACGAGGAGATCGCCAGGCTCATGGACGAGCTCCGCCAGGCCATGCAGGAATTCATGTCAGAGCTCGCCCAGCGCCTGCAGAACAGCCCGCGCGCGCCCCAGGACATGCAGGCCCAGAACATGCTGCGCCAGCGCGATCTGCAGAACATGCTGGACCAGATCGAGAATCTGGCTCGCTCGGGCAATCGCGATGCGGCCCAGCAGATGCTCTCGCAACTGCAGCAGATGATGAACAACCTCCAGGCCGGTCGCATGCAGCAAGGCCAGCAGGGGCAGCAGCAGAACAGCCAGATGCGCCAGCAGATCGACAAGCTCGGCGAGATCATGCAGGAACAGCAGCGCCTGATGGACCAGACCTTCCAGCTGGAGCAGGCCTTGCGCGACCGCATGCAGCGCGGCGACCCTGGGCAGCAGGGAGAGCAGCCCTACGAGCAGCAGCAGCAGCAGGGACAACAGGGCCAGCCCGGCCAGCAGGGGCAACAAGGATCGACCACCGACCAGATGACCGCGGAACAACTGCGGGAAGCGCTGAAGAACCTGCAAGCCCAGCAGGAAGGCCTCGGCAAGAAGCTCCAGGAACTGCAGCAGGGTCTCAAGGAGCTCGGAATGCAGCCGGGCGAGGGCTTCGGAGAGGCGGAGCGCGAAATGGGCAATGCCGGCGAGGCCCTCGGCCAGGGCGAAGGCGAACAGGCTGTCCAGGGCCAGGGGAATGCCCTCAACGCCCTGCGTCAGGGCGCCCAAGACATGATGCAGCAGATGATGCAGGCCATGCAGCAGGGACAGGGCCAAGGTCAGGGTGAAGGTCCTGGCGAGGTCTCCCAAGGCAACCAGAACGGCCGGGATCCCCTGGGACGTCCACGCGCCACCCAGGGTCCCGACTTCGGCGATCAGGTGAAGGTGCCAAACGAGATCGACGTGCAGCAGGCGCGGCGGATTCTGGAGGCCATTCGCGAAAAACTGGGTACCGCGATTCAGGAACAGTTCCCGGCACCGTCAGCGGGTGAGATCGAGCGCCGTTACCTGGAGCGTTTGCTGGAAATACGCTAG
- a CDS encoding response regulator — protein sequence MAKILITEDEDSLRMFVARALRLDGHETHEAGDGAEGLEKLGETEFDLLLSDIRMPVMDGIELVHQAASRHPGLKILLMTGYAEQRERADDLAEKIIDVVQKPFALPEIRRAVARALSEQPQAA from the coding sequence ATGGCCAAGATCCTGATAACCGAGGACGAGGATTCCCTGCGCATGTTCGTCGCAAGGGCCCTGCGTCTCGACGGACACGAAACCCACGAAGCGGGCGATGGCGCGGAAGGGCTGGAGAAGCTCGGGGAGACCGAGTTCGATCTCTTGCTGTCCGACATCCGCATGCCCGTGATGGATGGTATCGAACTTGTCCATCAGGCGGCGTCGCGTCACCCTGGTCTCAAGATCCTTCTCATGACCGGTTATGCAGAACAGCGGGAGCGCGCCGACGATCTCGCCGAGAAGATAATCGATGTTGTCCAGAAGCCTTTCGCCCTTCCGGAAATCCGGCGGGCCGTGGCGCGCGCACTATCCGAGCAGCCACAGGCGGCCTGA
- the hpt gene encoding hypoxanthine phosphoribosyltransferase, whose protein sequence is MPVVRGKIIEPLYSAEAIAERNRSIAAEIAKGPTKDLLVIAILKGSFIFAADLIRALHDVGLAPEVEFITLSSYGAGTVSQGVRIVKDIDSDVKDRDVLLIDDILESGRTLLFAKQMLYERGARNVSIAVLLDKSVKRKEELEADYVGFECPDYFVVGYGMDVAYAFRELPFVGVVTGDALGES, encoded by the coding sequence ATGCCCGTCGTTCGCGGCAAGATCATTGAGCCGCTCTACTCCGCGGAAGCCATTGCCGAACGCAATCGTTCGATTGCCGCGGAGATCGCCAAGGGTCCTACCAAGGACCTGCTCGTCATCGCGATCCTGAAGGGCTCCTTCATCTTCGCGGCCGATCTCATCCGTGCGCTCCACGATGTCGGTCTGGCGCCGGAAGTGGAGTTCATTACGCTCTCGAGCTATGGAGCGGGTACGGTCTCGCAGGGCGTGCGCATCGTCAAGGATATCGACAGCGACGTGAAGGACCGCGATGTGTTGCTGATCGACGATATCCTAGAGTCCGGGCGCACGCTGCTGTTTGCCAAGCAGATGCTGTACGAGCGCGGCGCCAGGAATGTCTCGATAGCGGTGCTCCTGGACAAGAGTGTAAAGCGCAAGGAAGAGCTGGAGGCGGATTACGTCGGCTTCGAATGCCCGGATTATTTCGTGGTGGGCTACGGCATGGACGTCGCCTACGCCTTCCGCGAACTTCCTTTCGTGGGCGTGGTTACCGGAGATGCACTCGGCGAGAGTTAG
- the ftsE gene encoding cell division ATP-binding protein FtsE, with protein MIHFENVGLRYGMGPEILRDMTFDIPKKSFQFLTGPSGAGKTTLLRLLFMSLQPTRGLIRMFGRDLSQIPRNELPMLRRRVGIVFQDFRLLDHLTTYENVALPLRVRGKQEVSYRNDVIELLKWVGLGERINVLPPVLSGGEKQRAAIARALIDRPEILLADEPTGNVDPPMAKRLLSLFLELNRLGTAVVIATHDLALMDQVDARRMILTEGQLDIYE; from the coding sequence TTGATTCATTTCGAAAACGTCGGCCTCCGTTACGGGATGGGCCCGGAGATTCTTCGGGACATGACCTTCGACATCCCGAAGAAGTCGTTCCAGTTCCTCACGGGGCCGTCCGGCGCCGGGAAGACGACACTCCTGCGGCTGCTCTTCATGTCGCTGCAGCCGACCCGCGGCCTGATCCGCATGTTCGGGCGCGACCTGTCGCAGATACCCCGCAACGAGTTGCCGATGCTGCGCCGGCGCGTCGGCATCGTGTTCCAGGATTTCCGCCTGCTCGACCACCTGACCACCTACGAGAACGTCGCGCTTCCGTTGCGCGTGCGGGGAAAGCAGGAAGTCAGCTATCGCAACGACGTCATCGAACTCCTCAAATGGGTGGGTCTCGGGGAGCGTATCAACGTCCTGCCACCCGTCCTGTCCGGGGGAGAGAAGCAGCGCGCGGCGATCGCCCGCGCCCTGATCGATCGTCCCGAAATCCTGCTGGCCGACGAGCCGACGGGCAACGTCGATCCGCCCATGGCCAAGCGGCTTCTCTCGCTCTTCCTCGAACTCAACCGTCTGGGCACCGCTGTCGTGATCGCAACCCATGACCTCGCGCTGATGGATCAGGTTGATGCGCGTCGCATGATCCTGACGGAAGGGCAGCTCGACATCTATGAATGA
- a CDS encoding cell division protein FtsX yields MNEMTRSHPAPRPTQQRAAMRVRPTAPILPPSNIQGNALIVVIAIMAFLACLTFGAVSMVRATAAGWQSQISREITIQIKPAEGLDMDAALQKAKDLALGFVGTEAGTILDDGATARLLEPWLGAGLDLKELPVPRLVVITIDEENPPDFAEMRELLAQELPEAFLDDHRTWVDRLVSMASTTVMIGTGVLVLVFTAMVLTVVFATRGVIAGNRHIVEVLHFVGAEGGFVAREFQKHFLKISLKGSAAGSALAAVLFATLGIWQTNARATPESDQAMALFGTFSLGWSGYLGIVATMVVIALLTTLTARLTVMRTIDEIDLIRSDPARSDGLPAS; encoded by the coding sequence ATGAATGAGATGACCCGCTCCCATCCCGCACCAAGGCCGACGCAGCAGCGTGCTGCGATGCGTGTTCGGCCAACGGCTCCCATTTTGCCACCCTCCAATATTCAGGGCAATGCGCTGATTGTCGTCATCGCGATCATGGCCTTCCTCGCCTGCCTGACCTTCGGCGCCGTCAGCATGGTTCGGGCGACCGCCGCAGGCTGGCAAAGCCAGATCTCCCGGGAGATCACCATCCAGATCAAGCCCGCGGAAGGGCTGGACATGGATGCGGCCCTGCAGAAAGCCAAGGATCTTGCGCTCGGCTTTGTCGGCACCGAGGCGGGAACGATACTGGACGATGGCGCAACGGCGCGACTTCTGGAGCCTTGGCTCGGTGCCGGGCTCGATCTCAAGGAACTGCCGGTTCCGCGACTGGTGGTCATCACCATCGATGAAGAGAACCCGCCCGATTTCGCCGAGATGCGGGAATTGCTGGCGCAGGAACTCCCCGAGGCCTTCCTCGACGATCACCGCACCTGGGTCGACCGGCTCGTCTCCATGGCGAGCACTACGGTGATGATTGGAACCGGTGTCCTGGTCCTTGTCTTCACGGCCATGGTCCTTACCGTGGTCTTTGCCACCCGCGGCGTGATCGCCGGCAATCGCCACATCGTCGAGGTTCTTCATTTCGTCGGAGCCGAAGGCGGCTTCGTGGCGCGGGAATTCCAGAAGCATTTCCTCAAGATCAGCCTGAAGGGATCGGCCGCCGGGAGCGCACTGGCAGCAGTCCTGTTTGCCACCTTGGGGATCTGGCAGACGAACGCCCGTGCGACGCCCGAAAGCGACCAGGCAATGGCCCTCTTCGGAACGTTCTCGCTGGGATGGAGCGGCTATCTGGGCATCGTTGCGACAATGGTCGTCATCGCCCTCCTGACGACACTGACAGCACGCCTGACGGTGATGCGCACGATCGACGAAATCGACCTCATACGCTCGGATCCGGCGAGATCCGACGGCCTTCCGGCGTCGTGA
- a CDS encoding YdcF family protein — protein sequence MSTTRPSKGERLPDTPRRRVATQLFSRSSRLRRAARWIITGSLVVIATILGGFLWFADSVASLQPPEGVKADAIVVLTGGYQRIDQAMGLLRDGAGKRLLISGAHPSTSRAQIQKMTQTPPDLFSCCVDIGYDAIDTIGNANEISRWINDNGFATVLVVTQNYHMPRSLHELRRADPVTDFIPYPVVNSDLTRKAWFAEPDVVRTMMQEYVKVLAANMRDWVGLGHRTGLRTGEKSEASGFKATL from the coding sequence ATGAGCACGACTCGTCCATCGAAGGGGGAACGCCTGCCTGATACTCCGCGCAGACGTGTGGCAACGCAGCTTTTCTCCCGGAGCAGCAGGCTGAGGCGGGCTGCGCGCTGGATCATCACCGGTTCTCTGGTTGTGATTGCAACGATCCTGGGCGGCTTCCTCTGGTTCGCCGACTCGGTCGCCTCGCTGCAGCCACCGGAGGGGGTGAAGGCCGACGCAATAGTCGTGCTGACGGGTGGCTATCAGCGCATCGACCAGGCCATGGGCCTGTTGCGTGACGGAGCGGGAAAACGGCTGCTGATCTCTGGCGCGCACCCTTCCACCAGTCGGGCACAGATCCAGAAGATGACGCAGACTCCACCCGATCTTTTCTCGTGCTGCGTCGACATCGGCTATGACGCTATCGACACGATCGGCAATGCCAACGAGATATCACGCTGGATTAATGACAACGGCTTCGCCACCGTACTGGTGGTCACCCAGAACTATCACATGCCCCGCAGCCTTCACGAACTGCGCCGGGCCGATCCGGTGACCGACTTCATCCCTTATCCGGTGGTGAATTCCGACCTGACCCGCAAGGCCTGGTTCGCTGAGCCGGACGTGGTCCGCACTATGATGCAGGAATATGTGAAGGTCCTCGCGGCGAACATGCGGGACTGGGTCGGGCTCGGCCACCGCACCGGCCTGCGTACCGGAGAGAAATCGGAAGCGTCAGGTTTCAAGGCAACGCTCTGA
- a CDS encoding lysophospholipid acyltransferase family protein, producing MLMVRSILFNMAFYANLILQMIVLTPVYFALPRKKAFRIPKNWALSNHWLMEKIVGTTFEIEGLENIPEGGCIFAPKHQSFWDTFALLPWQKDPVYILKRELLWIPLFGWYVMKQRMIPVNRGARGKVMVGVMERTKQEMNNGRQLIIYPEGTRRPPGAEPQYRYGIARIYRDIQVPVVPIAMHPGLFWPRRRSVRFPGHFKVRILPAIEPGLDPDTFYQTLIDRLEKASDELLVETVEANPHLKLPPTAVKRLAELREQQADIGPA from the coding sequence ATGCTGATGGTTCGCTCCATCCTGTTCAACATGGCATTCTACGCCAACCTCATCCTTCAGATGATCGTCCTGACGCCGGTCTACTTCGCCCTGCCGCGCAAGAAGGCGTTCCGGATCCCCAAGAACTGGGCACTCTCCAATCACTGGCTGATGGAGAAGATCGTCGGCACGACCTTCGAGATCGAGGGACTGGAGAATATTCCGGAAGGCGGTTGCATTTTCGCGCCCAAGCACCAGTCCTTCTGGGACACCTTCGCGCTCCTCCCCTGGCAGAAGGACCCGGTCTACATCCTCAAGCGCGAACTGCTGTGGATCCCGCTCTTCGGCTGGTACGTGATGAAGCAGCGGATGATCCCGGTCAACCGCGGCGCCCGCGGCAAGGTGATGGTGGGCGTGATGGAGCGCACGAAGCAGGAGATGAACAACGGGCGCCAGCTCATCATCTACCCCGAGGGAACCCGCCGTCCGCCAGGTGCCGAGCCGCAATATCGCTATGGCATTGCCCGCATCTATCGCGACATTCAGGTTCCGGTCGTGCCGATCGCCATGCATCCCGGGCTGTTCTGGCCGCGGCGCCGCTCGGTCCGCTTCCCGGGCCATTTCAAAGTGCGAATTCTTCCGGCGATCGAGCCGGGTCTTGACCCCGACACATTCTATCAGACGCTGATCGACCGGCTGGAGAAGGCAAGCGACGAACTTCTCGTCGAAACGGTGGAGGCCAATCCGCACCTCAAGCTACCGCCGACCGCCGTGAAGCGCCTCGCGGAACTGCGGGAGCAACAGGCGGACATCGGCCCGGCTTGA
- a CDS encoding gamma-glutamylcyclotransferase yields the protein MAPDMDEFWVFGYGSLMWNPGFPFEEKAEAHIFGYRRSLCVRSHVHRGTPERPGLVLGLDRGGSCRGMAFRVRSEERAEVLAYLRARELVTHVYKERFLPAMLGDRRQVRALGYVVDRQHAQYAGVLDAREAAEIVRSAVGKSGPNPAYVLNTVSHLREMGIRDHWLEGVSRIVDVD from the coding sequence ATGGCGCCGGATATGGACGAATTTTGGGTGTTTGGCTACGGGTCGCTCATGTGGAACCCGGGCTTCCCCTTCGAGGAGAAGGCGGAGGCGCATATCTTCGGTTACCGCCGCTCGCTCTGCGTCCGCTCCCACGTCCATCGGGGCACGCCGGAGCGACCGGGTCTGGTCCTGGGGCTGGACCGTGGCGGGTCCTGCCGCGGCATGGCATTCCGCGTCCGGAGCGAGGAACGCGCCGAGGTGCTCGCCTACCTGCGCGCCCGGGAACTGGTCACGCATGTCTACAAGGAGCGTTTTCTGCCCGCAATGCTGGGGGACCGGCGACAGGTCAGGGCGCTGGGATATGTGGTCGACCGGCAGCACGCTCAGTATGCCGGGGTATTGGACGCGCGGGAGGCTGCCGAGATCGTCCGCAGCGCCGTCGGCAAGTCCGGCCCCAACCCAGCCTATGTCCTCAATACCGTCTCCCACCTGCGCGAGATGGGAATACGCGACCACTGGCTGGAAGGCGTGAGCAGGATAGTCGATGTGGACTAG
- a CDS encoding DUF2125 domain-containing protein: MAASSRSAIARRVWLLALSIVLVIAIYTGGWFYAASALKERTLALLGSKEADGVTVECLDASYRGYPFRIGLFCSRVNLDDRTHGISATLGALRSAAQVYDPGHIVWEVDGPAEVRTSHGLSVSSNWKNLQSSLVANDGRLERSSTVIQQVATSLVSTAAGQALNVAADRTEVHLRQNGNDLDAALSLQNVTATGEGLAEVSLPAGSAVVDVTLVGRAGMVDGTDPSGLALYGTEGEMRRLAVDLGEGRLVTVTGPFSIDGEGYLSGRLKVQVEQIDAWRDSVAAAFPDIEPVLRTVSGMLSALTGGGQSASIDLTIERGKVLAGGFIPIGEIPPI, from the coding sequence ATGGCAGCGTCAAGCCGATCCGCTATCGCCAGGAGAGTTTGGCTTCTCGCGCTCTCGATCGTTCTGGTCATCGCCATCTACACCGGCGGCTGGTTCTATGCGGCATCGGCTCTGAAGGAGCGAACGCTTGCGCTGTTGGGCAGCAAAGAGGCTGATGGAGTAACCGTCGAATGCCTGGATGCGTCCTATCGGGGCTATCCGTTCCGGATCGGCCTGTTCTGCTCCCGCGTCAACCTCGACGATCGCACCCACGGCATTTCGGCGACGCTCGGCGCGCTTCGTTCCGCTGCGCAGGTCTACGACCCAGGCCATATCGTCTGGGAAGTCGATGGACCCGCGGAAGTAAGGACAAGCCACGGTCTGTCCGTGTCATCGAACTGGAAAAACCTGCAATCGAGCCTGGTGGCGAATGATGGCCGGTTAGAGCGCAGCTCGACGGTGATACAGCAGGTGGCCACGAGCCTCGTCTCCACTGCCGCGGGGCAAGCGCTGAACGTTGCAGCAGACAGGACGGAGGTCCATCTGCGCCAGAATGGCAACGATCTGGACGCGGCACTCAGTCTCCAGAATGTCACGGCAACGGGAGAGGGACTGGCAGAGGTATCGTTGCCGGCAGGATCGGCCGTGGTCGACGTGACGCTTGTCGGACGTGCCGGCATGGTGGACGGCACGGATCCCAGCGGCCTTGCCCTCTATGGCACGGAAGGTGAGATGCGCAGGCTGGCCGTCGATCTTGGCGAGGGACGGCTCGTCACCGTGACAGGCCCCTTCTCCATTGATGGAGAGGGCTATCTGTCGGGTCGATTGAAGGTGCAGGTGGAGCAGATCGACGCGTGGCGCGACAGTGTTGCAGCGGCGTTCCCGGATATCGAGCCTGTCCTGAGGACCGTTTCCGGCATGCTCTCGGCCTTGACCGGAGGTGGCCAGAGCGCATCGATCGATCTGACGATCGAGCGCGGCAAGGTGCTGGCGGGCGGTTTCATTCCAATCGGCGAGATCCCGCCGATCTGA
- a CDS encoding prephenate/arogenate dehydrogenase family protein → MTDGVFDRIALIGIGLIGSSIARDVKELGLAKEVVISTRSPETLRRAEELGLGTAYVASAAEAVRGADLVVVSVPVGASEEVARQIAPNLKPGAIITDVGSTKASVIAQMAPHMPQGVHFIPGHPLAGTEKSGPDAGFAGLFRGRWCIFTPLPDTDPQAMEKLKAFWTALGSRIDEMDPQHHDKVLAIVSHLPHIIAYNIVGTADDLETVTESEVIKYSASGFRDFTRLAASDPTMWRDVCLHNKDAILEMLARFSEDLAYLQRAIRWGEGDKLFDLFTRTRAVRRSIIEAGQDVDAPDFGRHALDAKK, encoded by the coding sequence ATGACGGATGGCGTATTCGACCGGATCGCGCTGATCGGCATCGGCCTTATCGGCTCTTCGATCGCCCGCGACGTGAAGGAGCTCGGGCTGGCAAAGGAGGTTGTCATCTCGACGCGGAGTCCGGAGACGCTGCGGCGGGCCGAGGAACTAGGGCTTGGGACGGCCTACGTCGCTTCAGCGGCAGAGGCGGTGCGTGGCGCCGATCTGGTAGTCGTGTCCGTTCCGGTGGGTGCCTCGGAAGAGGTGGCGAGGCAGATCGCGCCCAACCTGAAGCCCGGAGCAATCATCACCGATGTCGGCTCGACCAAGGCTTCGGTCATTGCGCAGATGGCCCCGCACATGCCGCAAGGCGTCCACTTCATTCCGGGCCACCCGTTGGCAGGAACGGAGAAGTCCGGTCCGGATGCCGGTTTTGCCGGCCTCTTTCGCGGCCGCTGGTGCATCTTCACGCCCTTGCCCGACACCGACCCGCAGGCAATGGAGAAGCTCAAAGCCTTCTGGACCGCCTTGGGGTCGCGGATCGACGAGATGGATCCCCAGCACCATGACAAGGTGCTCGCCATCGTCTCGCACCTGCCGCATATCATCGCTTACAATATCGTCGGCACGGCGGATGACCTCGAAACGGTGACGGAATCGGAAGTCATCAAGTATTCCGCCTCCGGTTTCCGCGACTTCACGCGTCTTGCGGCCTCCGACCCCACCATGTGGCGCGATGTCTGCCTGCATAACAAGGATGCGATCCTGGAAATGCTGGCGCGGTTTTCGGAAGACCTTGCCTATCTGCAGCGGGCGATCCGCTGGGGCGAGGGCGACAAGCTGTTCGACCTCTTCACCCGGACGCGCGCCGTACGCCGCTCGATCATCGAGGCCGGCCAGGACGTGGATGCTCCGGACTTCGGGCGCCATGCACTGGACGCCAAGAAATAG